In the genome of Streptomyces sp. NBC_00190, one region contains:
- a CDS encoding beta-ketoacyl synthase N-terminal-like domain-containing protein, translating into MSIVDDQQSPAVTPRTVVPLALETAGVVSSAGVGLQTLADALRQGTAAGGQPPAAREAENYPPLTLRPADFPAADLLGTKGLNRLTRAEQLGMAACTLALEPLADRSGTGVVLGSAVGSSGGVGRFTRDTFVQERPDMVNPSAFPGTLMNATAGRTAIRHGLTEANATVSGGPLASLHALRYARNTLVAGHAHRLLTGGVEELSPQSAWAWHRAGSLAAGTALGEGAAVFSLRTAPDGATGESPLALVMAVATGFAAGGPLAVARRLTTCVRDALARSGVDAADVAVVAPGAAGRRGWAAVEERALRAALDGRDGRHLLRVQEVLGETHGASVALQVAAVVARWHDPHLDTRGERAALVTSVGPDGSVGCAVLLHPRPGV; encoded by the coding sequence ATGAGCATCGTGGACGACCAGCAGAGTCCGGCCGTCACCCCGCGGACGGTGGTCCCCCTCGCACTGGAAACCGCCGGCGTGGTCAGCAGCGCCGGCGTGGGACTGCAAACCCTCGCCGACGCCCTGCGGCAGGGCACGGCGGCCGGCGGACAGCCGCCCGCCGCCCGCGAGGCGGAGAACTACCCGCCCCTCACCCTGCGCCCGGCGGACTTCCCGGCCGCCGACCTCCTCGGCACCAAGGGACTGAACCGGCTGACGCGGGCCGAACAACTGGGCATGGCCGCCTGCACCCTGGCACTCGAACCGCTCGCCGACCGCTCCGGGACCGGCGTGGTCCTCGGCAGCGCCGTCGGAAGCAGCGGCGGTGTCGGCCGCTTCACCCGGGACACCTTCGTCCAGGAACGCCCCGACATGGTGAACCCGTCGGCCTTTCCGGGCACCCTGATGAACGCGACGGCAGGTCGCACGGCCATCCGGCACGGGCTCACCGAGGCGAACGCCACCGTCTCCGGTGGACCGCTGGCCTCACTGCACGCACTGCGATACGCCCGGAACACCCTGGTGGCCGGCCACGCACACCGGCTGCTGACCGGAGGCGTGGAGGAACTGTCGCCCCAGAGCGCCTGGGCCTGGCACCGGGCCGGATCGCTCGCAGCGGGCACCGCACTCGGCGAAGGCGCCGCGGTGTTCTCCCTGCGGACGGCCCCGGACGGCGCCACCGGCGAGAGCCCCCTCGCCCTCGTCATGGCCGTCGCGACCGGGTTCGCCGCAGGCGGGCCCCTCGCCGTCGCACGCCGCCTCACCACCTGCGTACGGGACGCCCTCGCCCGCAGCGGTGTCGACGCCGCCGACGTCGCCGTGGTCGCACCTGGTGCGGCCGGCCGGCGGGGCTGGGCGGCCGTGGAGGAACGCGCCCTGCGCGCGGCGCTCGACGGCCGTGACGGCCGGCATCTGCTGCGTGTGCAGGAGGTGCTCGGCGAGACCCACGGAGCGAGCGTCGCCCTCCAGGTCGCCGCCGTCGTCGCCCGCTGGCACGACCCCCACCTCGACACCCGCGGCGAGCGGGCCGCCCTCGTCACCTCCGTCGGCCCGGACGGCTCGGTCGGCTGCGCCGTCCTGCTGCATCCGCGCCCGGGCGTCTGA
- a CDS encoding ketoacyl-ACP synthase III family protein: MRPTEPVGIVTAGLWLPEGRSRASDAVTAGRLRRRDAAALGHESVPDAGAVAPPDAAVLAARGVLDAAGLEAGELDVLAHAWMYYQGHDLWSPAHYVARCLDALRALPVGIQQVCNGGAAAMGLVMAWLASSDPAPSAPPRLGLVTTGDRFAEPGFDRWAGDYGVAYGDAGTAVLLRRPAADGDVLLLRSVATVADPLLEEMHRGTDPFSPVARGHRDQVDMRATKRAYLRTHGTLPFAASNRRAIRTVVAQALADGGMDGRDPRLTHVVLPRFGAKTLAESWIPVLEEQVGRAQLLDLGRETGHLGAGDAVAGLADLVARGLPAPGSSALVFSAGAGFTWSCLLVESPAR; this comes from the coding sequence ATGAGACCGACCGAGCCGGTGGGCATAGTGACGGCCGGGCTGTGGCTGCCCGAGGGGCGGTCCCGCGCCTCGGACGCGGTCACCGCGGGGCGGTTGCGGCGGCGCGACGCGGCGGCCCTGGGCCATGAGAGCGTTCCGGACGCGGGGGCGGTCGCCCCGCCCGACGCCGCGGTCCTCGCGGCCCGCGGCGTACTGGACGCGGCGGGCCTGGAAGCCGGCGAGCTGGATGTGCTGGCGCACGCGTGGATGTACTACCAGGGGCACGACCTGTGGTCGCCCGCCCACTACGTCGCCCGCTGTCTCGACGCCCTGCGGGCCCTGCCGGTCGGCATCCAGCAGGTCTGCAACGGCGGCGCCGCCGCCATGGGGCTGGTGATGGCGTGGCTCGCCTCGTCGGACCCGGCCCCCTCGGCGCCGCCGCGGCTGGGCCTGGTGACGACGGGAGACCGCTTCGCCGAGCCCGGCTTCGACCGCTGGGCGGGCGACTACGGAGTGGCGTACGGCGACGCGGGTACGGCCGTTCTGCTCCGTCGGCCTGCCGCGGACGGCGACGTGTTGCTGCTGCGGTCGGTCGCGACGGTCGCGGACCCCCTGCTGGAGGAGATGCACCGCGGCACGGATCCCTTCTCGCCGGTCGCCCGCGGACATCGCGACCAGGTCGACATGCGCGCCACCAAGCGGGCCTACCTGCGCACTCACGGCACGCTGCCGTTCGCCGCTTCCAACCGCCGGGCCATTCGCACGGTCGTCGCACAGGCACTGGCCGACGGTGGCATGGACGGACGCGACCCGCGTCTGACCCATGTCGTGCTGCCCCGGTTCGGCGCCAAGACGCTGGCCGAGTCGTGGATCCCGGTCCTGGAGGAGCAAGTGGGACGGGCGCAACTGCTCGACCTCGGCCGGGAGACCGGGCATCTGGGCGCGGGCGACGCGGTCGCGGGACTCGCCGACCTGGTGGCGCGGGGCCTGCCCGCACCCGGGTCCAGCGCCCTCGTCTTCAGCGCGGGGGCCGGCTTCACCTGGTCGTGCCTGCTGGTGGAGTCACCGGCGCGATGA
- a CDS encoding beta-ketoacyl-[acyl-carrier-protein] synthase family protein — translation MSDEASATGRRVVVTGLGAVSSLGLGARALTAAIRAGRSGIGPIGQFDGTGFDRTLAGEVRGFHAEMHLRGTDPAQWGRSGRFAAAAARMAVTDAGVNPAVLSAGTTASCFGTTNGESQVLEELTRQWVDDGLAALDPGLAGQADAGRIAAAVSAELDLSGESITLGTACAAGNYAIGYGYDLVRAGEADAALCGGADASNRATHAGFHRLGALAADVPRPFDEHRDGIVTAEGSAALLLEPLDTALARGARIYAEVLGYGMTCDARHMTNPDAASIAECIRRAHHHARIKPGDVDYICAHGTGTRANDSTETAAVREVFTDGPPPISSIKSMLGHTMGAAAGFGALVCCAALYEGFLPPSATLRQVDPDLGPGLDCVQGQARAARPRIVQNHGFAFGGNNAVTIFGEFTV, via the coding sequence GTGTCTGACGAGGCCTCCGCCACCGGGCGCCGGGTCGTCGTCACCGGGCTCGGCGCGGTGAGCAGCCTCGGGCTCGGCGCCCGCGCGCTCACTGCGGCGATCCGGGCCGGGCGCAGCGGCATCGGCCCGATCGGACAGTTCGACGGCACGGGCTTCGACCGCACCCTCGCCGGTGAAGTGCGCGGCTTCCACGCGGAGATGCACCTGCGGGGAACCGACCCAGCCCAGTGGGGGCGCAGCGGCCGCTTCGCCGCCGCCGCAGCGCGGATGGCGGTCACCGACGCCGGAGTGAATCCGGCCGTGCTGTCCGCGGGAACCACCGCGAGCTGCTTCGGAACGACCAACGGCGAGTCACAAGTACTGGAAGAGCTGACCCGGCAATGGGTCGACGACGGCCTCGCCGCGCTCGACCCCGGGCTCGCCGGCCAGGCCGACGCCGGCCGGATCGCCGCCGCCGTCAGCGCCGAACTCGACCTGAGCGGCGAGTCCATCACCCTCGGCACCGCCTGCGCCGCCGGCAACTACGCCATCGGCTACGGCTACGACCTGGTCCGCGCCGGAGAGGCGGACGCCGCACTGTGCGGCGGAGCCGACGCCTCCAACCGGGCCACCCACGCGGGCTTCCACCGCCTCGGGGCCCTCGCCGCCGACGTCCCCCGCCCCTTCGACGAACACCGCGACGGCATCGTCACCGCCGAAGGCAGTGCGGCGCTGCTCCTGGAACCCCTCGACACGGCGCTGGCACGCGGGGCCCGGATCTACGCCGAGGTCCTCGGGTACGGCATGACCTGCGACGCCCGGCACATGACCAACCCGGACGCCGCGTCGATCGCCGAGTGCATCCGGCGCGCCCACCACCATGCCCGCATCAAGCCCGGCGACGTGGACTACATCTGCGCACACGGCACCGGCACCAGGGCGAACGACTCCACGGAGACGGCCGCCGTGCGCGAGGTGTTCACCGACGGCCCCCCGCCGATCAGCTCGATCAAATCCATGCTCGGGCACACGATGGGGGCGGCAGCCGGCTTCGGGGCCCTGGTGTGCTGTGCCGCCCTGTACGAAGGCTTCCTTCCGCCGAGCGCCACGCTTCGCCAGGTGGATCCGGACCTGGGACCGGGACTCGACTGCGTCCAGGGCCAGGCCCGGGCCGCCCGGCCGCGCATCGTGCAGAACCACGGCTTCGCCTTCGGCGGGAACAACGCCGTCACGATCTTCGGAGAGTTCACCGTATGA
- a CDS encoding acyl carrier protein: MSDIAISEDRRAQVRAIVADVLEVDVDALTDESSFADDFDADSLLIIEIFSRFERDLGIRIPQEDLTELDELPSAYLLVEKHSTPEALGV, encoded by the coding sequence ATGAGTGACATCGCGATATCCGAGGACCGGCGCGCGCAGGTGCGGGCCATCGTCGCGGACGTACTCGAAGTGGACGTGGACGCCCTGACCGACGAGAGCAGCTTCGCCGACGACTTCGACGCGGACTCGCTGCTGATCATCGAGATCTTCTCGCGCTTCGAGCGCGACCTCGGCATCCGGATTCCGCAGGAGGACCTCACCGAGCTCGACGAACTGCCGAGCGCCTACCTCCTGGTCGAGAAGCACAGCACCCCGGAGGCGCTGGGTGTCTGA